A window from Mauremys reevesii isolate NIE-2019 linkage group 9, ASM1616193v1, whole genome shotgun sequence encodes these proteins:
- the MSL2 gene encoding E3 ubiquitin-protein ligase MSL2 isoform X1, with amino-acid sequence MNPVNATALYVSASRLVLNYDPGDPQAFSEVTKLLPYFRQSLSCCVCGNLLQDPIAPTNSTCQHYVCKTCKGKKMMMKPSCSWCKDYEQFEENKQLSILVNCYKKLCEYITQTPLARDIIQAVDCSADLLAFLKDGSPHHEDTENISDAAMPLCLTHSPLPSTSEHINDPQASFSSIPESTHNIDIRGSVINGLPNCNGLSVDKLGVNIPSPEHANTIDVCSTGEYIKTEDIASSLQPVCDTVSTSDLCTSGLDICSFNEDIKPGSLLLSVEEVLRSLETVSSTEVCGSDLQPSLEATISNGPFLQLSPPPLSHNVFMSTGASPHGISCTAATPKVVKLNRKRSRSESDSEKVQPLPISSIICGPTLGASAPVTVKQENKMSLQPVATVPNGGTTPKISKTVLLPNKSMKKNLEHAPKKSHPKAKPGILKTKDKAKEKVASSNVMPGSPTKTAYKKPQEKKGCKCGRATQNPSVLTCRGQRCPCYSNRKACLDCICRGCQNSYMANGEKKLEAFAVPEKALEQTRLTLGINVTSIVRSASTSTSVINVTGSPVTTFLAASTHDDKSLDEAIDMRYDC; translated from the coding sequence gAAATTTGCTACAGGATCCTATTGCTCCCACCAACTCCACGTGTCAGCATTATGTCTGCAAAACTTGTAAAGGCAAAAAGATGATGATGAAACCATCATGTAGTTGGTGCAAAGACTATGAACAGTTTGAAGAAAATAAACAGTTGAGCATTCTAGTAAACTGCTACAAAAAACTGTGTGAATACATAACACAGACTCCATTGGCACGAGACATAATACAAGCAGTTGACTGTTCTGCAGATCTTTTGGCTTTTCTCAAAGATGGATCGCCACACCATGAAGATACAGAAAACATTTCTGATGCAGCCATGCCTTTGTGTTTGACACATTCTCCATTACCTTCAACCTCAGAACATATTAATGATCCTCAAGCTAGTTTTTCTTCCATACCTGAAAGCACACATAATATTGATATTAGAGGTTCTGTTATCAATGGGTTGCCCAATTGTAATGGGCTTTCAGTGGATAAACTTGGAGTAAATATTCCTTCCCCTGAACATGCAAATACAATTGATGTGTGTAGTACTGGAGAGTACATAAAAACTGAGGATATCGCTAGCAGTCTTCAGCCTGTGTGTGACACAGTTTCTACTAGTGACTTGTGTACATCAGGCCTTGACATCTGCAGTTTCAACGAAGATATAAAACCTGGCTCGCTATTGCTTAGTGTTGAGGAAGTTCTCCGAAGCTTAGAAACTGTTTCAAGCACTGAAGTCTGTGGTTCTGATTTGCAGCCCAGCTTGGAAGCCACCATATCCAATGGTCCTTTCCTGCAGCTTTCTCCCCCACCTCTTAGCCATAATGTTTTCATGTCCACAGGTGCTTCTCCTCATGGGATCTCATGTACAGCAGCAACACCTAAGGTAGTTAAGTTAAACCGAAAGCGATCTCGATCAGAAAGTGACAGCGAAAAGGTTCAGCCACTACCCATTTCCAGCATCATCTGTGGCCCAACATTGGGAGCATCAGCTCCAGTAACAGTGAAACAGGAAAATAAAATGTCTTTGCAGCCTGTAGCAACTGTACCCAATGGAGGCACTACTCCCAAAATAAGTAAAACTGTACTCCTGCCTAATAAAAGCATGAAAAAGAATCTAGAACATGCCCCCAAGAAATCTCACCCGAAAGCCAAACCAGGAATACTGAAAACAAAAGACAAAGCAAAGGAAAAGGTTGCTAGCAGTAATGTTATGCCAGGAAGTCCGACAAAAACTGCATACAAAAAGCCACAAGAAAAGAAAGGGTGTAAATGTGGTCGCGCCACCCAAAATCCAAGTGTTCTTACATGCCGTGGCCAACGCTGCCCTTGCTACTCTAACCGTAAAGCCTGCTTAGACTGTATATGCCGTGGCTGCCAAAACTCATATATGGCTAATGGGGAGAAGAAGCTGGAAGCATTTGCAGTGCCAGAAAAGGCCTTGGAACAGACTAGGCTTACTTTGGGCATTAATGTGACAAGCATTGTGCGCAGTGCCAGCACAAGCACCAGTGTAATTAATGTGACAGGGTCACCAGTAACTACATTTTTAGCTGCCAGTACACACGATGATAAAAGTTTGGATGAAGCTATAGACATGAGATATGActgttaa
- the MSL2 gene encoding E3 ubiquitin-protein ligase MSL2 isoform X2: MMMKPSCSWCKDYEQFEENKQLSILVNCYKKLCEYITQTPLARDIIQAVDCSADLLAFLKDGSPHHEDTENISDAAMPLCLTHSPLPSTSEHINDPQASFSSIPESTHNIDIRGSVINGLPNCNGLSVDKLGVNIPSPEHANTIDVCSTGEYIKTEDIASSLQPVCDTVSTSDLCTSGLDICSFNEDIKPGSLLLSVEEVLRSLETVSSTEVCGSDLQPSLEATISNGPFLQLSPPPLSHNVFMSTGASPHGISCTAATPKVVKLNRKRSRSESDSEKVQPLPISSIICGPTLGASAPVTVKQENKMSLQPVATVPNGGTTPKISKTVLLPNKSMKKNLEHAPKKSHPKAKPGILKTKDKAKEKVASSNVMPGSPTKTAYKKPQEKKGCKCGRATQNPSVLTCRGQRCPCYSNRKACLDCICRGCQNSYMANGEKKLEAFAVPEKALEQTRLTLGINVTSIVRSASTSTSVINVTGSPVTTFLAASTHDDKSLDEAIDMRYDC; encoded by the coding sequence ATGATGATGAAACCATCATGTAGTTGGTGCAAAGACTATGAACAGTTTGAAGAAAATAAACAGTTGAGCATTCTAGTAAACTGCTACAAAAAACTGTGTGAATACATAACACAGACTCCATTGGCACGAGACATAATACAAGCAGTTGACTGTTCTGCAGATCTTTTGGCTTTTCTCAAAGATGGATCGCCACACCATGAAGATACAGAAAACATTTCTGATGCAGCCATGCCTTTGTGTTTGACACATTCTCCATTACCTTCAACCTCAGAACATATTAATGATCCTCAAGCTAGTTTTTCTTCCATACCTGAAAGCACACATAATATTGATATTAGAGGTTCTGTTATCAATGGGTTGCCCAATTGTAATGGGCTTTCAGTGGATAAACTTGGAGTAAATATTCCTTCCCCTGAACATGCAAATACAATTGATGTGTGTAGTACTGGAGAGTACATAAAAACTGAGGATATCGCTAGCAGTCTTCAGCCTGTGTGTGACACAGTTTCTACTAGTGACTTGTGTACATCAGGCCTTGACATCTGCAGTTTCAACGAAGATATAAAACCTGGCTCGCTATTGCTTAGTGTTGAGGAAGTTCTCCGAAGCTTAGAAACTGTTTCAAGCACTGAAGTCTGTGGTTCTGATTTGCAGCCCAGCTTGGAAGCCACCATATCCAATGGTCCTTTCCTGCAGCTTTCTCCCCCACCTCTTAGCCATAATGTTTTCATGTCCACAGGTGCTTCTCCTCATGGGATCTCATGTACAGCAGCAACACCTAAGGTAGTTAAGTTAAACCGAAAGCGATCTCGATCAGAAAGTGACAGCGAAAAGGTTCAGCCACTACCCATTTCCAGCATCATCTGTGGCCCAACATTGGGAGCATCAGCTCCAGTAACAGTGAAACAGGAAAATAAAATGTCTTTGCAGCCTGTAGCAACTGTACCCAATGGAGGCACTACTCCCAAAATAAGTAAAACTGTACTCCTGCCTAATAAAAGCATGAAAAAGAATCTAGAACATGCCCCCAAGAAATCTCACCCGAAAGCCAAACCAGGAATACTGAAAACAAAAGACAAAGCAAAGGAAAAGGTTGCTAGCAGTAATGTTATGCCAGGAAGTCCGACAAAAACTGCATACAAAAAGCCACAAGAAAAGAAAGGGTGTAAATGTGGTCGCGCCACCCAAAATCCAAGTGTTCTTACATGCCGTGGCCAACGCTGCCCTTGCTACTCTAACCGTAAAGCCTGCTTAGACTGTATATGCCGTGGCTGCCAAAACTCATATATGGCTAATGGGGAGAAGAAGCTGGAAGCATTTGCAGTGCCAGAAAAGGCCTTGGAACAGACTAGGCTTACTTTGGGCATTAATGTGACAAGCATTGTGCGCAGTGCCAGCACAAGCACCAGTGTAATTAATGTGACAGGGTCACCAGTAACTACATTTTTAGCTGCCAGTACACACGATGATAAAAGTTTGGATGAAGCTATAGACATGAGATATGActgttaa